One genomic region from Buteo buteo chromosome 12, bButBut1.hap1.1, whole genome shotgun sequence encodes:
- the PPP1CB gene encoding serine/threonine-protein phosphatase PP1-beta catalytic subunit isoform X1 yields MADGELNVDSLITRLLEVRGCRPGKIVQMTEAEVRGLCIKSREIFLSQPILLELEAPLKICGDIHGQYTDLLRLFEYGGFPPEANYLFLGDYVDRGKQSLETICLLLAYKIKYPENFFLLRGNHECASINRIYGFYDECKRRFNIKLWKTFTDCFNCLPIAAIVDEKIFCCHGGLSPDLQSMEQIRRIMRPTDVPDTGLLCDLLWSDPDKDVQGWGENDRGVSFTFGADVVSKFLNRHDLDLICRAHQVVEDGYEFFAKRQLVTLFSAPNYCGEFDNAGGMMSVDETLMCSFQILKPSEKKAKYQYGGLNSGRPVTPPRTANPPKKR; encoded by the exons ATGGCGGATGGGGAGCTGAATGTGGATAGCCTGATCACCCGGCTGCTGGAAG TACGAGGATGTCGTCCTGGAAAGATTGTTCAGATGACTGAAGCAGAAGTTCGGGGCTTGTGCATAAAATCACGTGAAATATTTCTTAGCCAGCCTATTCTCCTGGAACTAGAGGCACCTCTGAAAATTTGTG GTGATATTCATGGTCAGTATACAGACTTGCTTCGATTATTTGAATATGGAGGATTCCCACCGGAAGCTAATTATCTTTTCCTTGGAGATTATGTAGACAGAGGCAAACAGTCTCTGGAAACAATTTGCCTATTACTGGCATATAAAATCAAGTACCCGGAAAACTTCTTTCTCTTAAGAGGAAATCACGAGTGTGCTAGCATCAATCGGATCTATGGATTCTATGATGAAT GCAAGCGGAGATTCAACATTAAGCTGTGGAAGACCTTCACAGACTGTTTTAACTGTCTGCCTATTGCAGCCATTGTGGATGAGAAGATCTTCTGTTGTCATGGAG GACTGTCTCCAGACCTCCAGTCGATGGAGCAGATCCGGAGAATTATGAGACCTACAGATGTTCCAGACACAG GCTTGCTGTGTGACCTGCTGTGGTCTGACCCAGACAAAGATGTGCAAGGTTGGGGTGAAAATGATCGTGGGGTCTCTTTCACTTTTGGTGCTGATGTGGTCAGTAAATTTCTGAATCGTCATGATCTGGATTTGATCTGTCGAGCTCACCAG GTGGTTGAAGATGGATATGAATTCTTTGCTAAACGGCAGTTGGTCACCCTATTCTCAGCTCCAAATTATTGTGGAGAGTTTGACAATGCAGGGGGCATGATGAGTGTGGATGAAACTCTGATGTGTTCCTTTCAG aTATTGAAACCATCTGAAAAGAAAGCCAAGTACCAGTATGGTGGACTGAATTCTGGGCGTCCAGTCACTCCACCTCGCACAGCTAATCCACCGAAGAAgaggtga
- the PPP1CB gene encoding serine/threonine-protein phosphatase PP1-beta catalytic subunit isoform X2 codes for MTEAEVRGLCIKSREIFLSQPILLELEAPLKICGDIHGQYTDLLRLFEYGGFPPEANYLFLGDYVDRGKQSLETICLLLAYKIKYPENFFLLRGNHECASINRIYGFYDECKRRFNIKLWKTFTDCFNCLPIAAIVDEKIFCCHGGLSPDLQSMEQIRRIMRPTDVPDTGLLCDLLWSDPDKDVQGWGENDRGVSFTFGADVVSKFLNRHDLDLICRAHQVVEDGYEFFAKRQLVTLFSAPNYCGEFDNAGGMMSVDETLMCSFQILKPSEKKAKYQYGGLNSGRPVTPPRTANPPKKR; via the exons ATGACTGAAGCAGAAGTTCGGGGCTTGTGCATAAAATCACGTGAAATATTTCTTAGCCAGCCTATTCTCCTGGAACTAGAGGCACCTCTGAAAATTTGTG GTGATATTCATGGTCAGTATACAGACTTGCTTCGATTATTTGAATATGGAGGATTCCCACCGGAAGCTAATTATCTTTTCCTTGGAGATTATGTAGACAGAGGCAAACAGTCTCTGGAAACAATTTGCCTATTACTGGCATATAAAATCAAGTACCCGGAAAACTTCTTTCTCTTAAGAGGAAATCACGAGTGTGCTAGCATCAATCGGATCTATGGATTCTATGATGAAT GCAAGCGGAGATTCAACATTAAGCTGTGGAAGACCTTCACAGACTGTTTTAACTGTCTGCCTATTGCAGCCATTGTGGATGAGAAGATCTTCTGTTGTCATGGAG GACTGTCTCCAGACCTCCAGTCGATGGAGCAGATCCGGAGAATTATGAGACCTACAGATGTTCCAGACACAG GCTTGCTGTGTGACCTGCTGTGGTCTGACCCAGACAAAGATGTGCAAGGTTGGGGTGAAAATGATCGTGGGGTCTCTTTCACTTTTGGTGCTGATGTGGTCAGTAAATTTCTGAATCGTCATGATCTGGATTTGATCTGTCGAGCTCACCAG GTGGTTGAAGATGGATATGAATTCTTTGCTAAACGGCAGTTGGTCACCCTATTCTCAGCTCCAAATTATTGTGGAGAGTTTGACAATGCAGGGGGCATGATGAGTGTGGATGAAACTCTGATGTGTTCCTTTCAG aTATTGAAACCATCTGAAAAGAAAGCCAAGTACCAGTATGGTGGACTGAATTCTGGGCGTCCAGTCACTCCACCTCGCACAGCTAATCCACCGAAGAAgaggtga